The sequence CGCCCGCGCCATTCCCTCAGGCGACGCCCTCATGCTCGCCGTTCACAGCGAGAAGCTTCTGATCGACGACGGCGCGCAGGATGCTGCCTGCAACCGGCTGACCGGGACCGTCACCGACATCGTCTATCAGGGCGAGAGCCTGCGCATCTTCCTGGCACTGGCCGACGGTATCGCGCTCAGCCTGCGCCAGCCGAGCTATCACCAGGCCTACAGCCGCATCCCGCCGCTTGGCGGCAGCCTCACCGTCACCCTTCACCCCGAGGACACCATCGTCGTGCCGAGAGTGGACTGAAGAGGGTGGACTGAACTCAAGCCTTGTTCAACCGAGAGAAGAAGCCAAAAATGTCGTCAGCAGCCTCGTTCAGCAATTTCAAGGTTCTCACCTTCGACGTCGTCGGCACCTTGATCGATTTCGAGACCGGCGTGATCTCCGCGGTGCGCAAGATCTCGGGAAAGACGCCAGCCGAGCTCAGCGACGACCAGATCTTCGAACCCTACAAGCGCGGCCGCGACAAGCATTACGAGCGCTCCAGCGAGGCGATGTTCCACGTCTATCGCCATCTCGCCACCGAGCTCGAACTGCCCGCCGACGATGCGGCCTGCGATGCGTTTCAGCTCTCGGTGCTGCGCTGGGGGCCGTTCGCGGATTCGGTCGAGGCACTTAAGCGCCTGCGCACCAAATTCCGCCTGGTGGCGATGACCAATGCCGACCGGGTCGCGCTCTCCTGCTACGCGCATGCGCTCGGCGATCCCTTCGACGACACGGTCTGCGCGGATGACACCGGCGTCGCCAAGCCGAACCCTGAGTTCTTCGCCTACAACAAGGGCCGCCAGTCCGCCTTCGGCTACAAGCAGTCCGACATCCTGCACGTCGCGCAGAGCCAGTATCACGACATCGGGATCGCGCGGAAGCTCGGCTACAAGGTGTGCTGGATCGAGCGCCGTCAGGGCATCGCCGGTTTCGGCGGCACGCCTGCGGTGGAGACGCTGACCAAGCCGGACTTCCATTATCCGACGTTGAAGGCGCTCGCCGACGCGGCGATCGGGCCGGCGGCGTAAATCCGTGAAGGCGGACATGGCACGGGACTGGCGCGCACTGCCATCGGTCAACTCGCTGTGGGAAGCCACGGCAGAACCGGCGCGCACATTTCCCGTGCTGTCGGGCGAGCAGCAGGCGGATGTGGTGATCATCGGCGCCGGCTACACCGGACTTTCCGCCGCGCATCACATCGCCAAGGACGGCCTGTCGCCGGTCGTGCTCGAGGCCAACCGGCCCGGCTGGGGCGCGAGCGGCCGCAATGGCGGGGTGATCACCGCAAAATTCCGCGTCTCGTTCCGTGAGATCGATGCCGTGCACGGCCGCGCCATGGCGAAGCGCATGTACGAGATCGCGCATCAATCGACCGATATGGTCGAGGAACTGGTGTCCGAGTTCGGCATCAGCAGCGCGAACCTGACGCGCAGCGGCCAGGTCAAGGCCGCCCATAATGAAACGACGCTGAAGGCGGCGATCGAGGAAGCCAACTGGATGACGCGCGAGATGGGCTCTGCCGAGGTCCGCATCCTCGACAAGCGCGGCGTGCGGGAGGAGACCGGCTCGGACATCTTCGTCGGCGGCGTGCTCAATCCCGGCTCGGGCGGCGTTCATCCGCTAAACTATCTGCGCGGCCTTGCAAATGGCGTTGCAAGCCGCGGCGTTCCGATCTTTCAGGAGTCGCCGGTCGTCAAGCTCAGGCGCGAAAACGGCGGCATCGTCGCCGAGACGCCGCAAGGCGCTGTGCGCGCCAAGCAGGCAATCATCGCCACCAACAGCTATTCGGATCTCACCGGCGCGACCGCGCACATGCAGCGCACGCTGATCCCGTTCCGCAGCGCCATGGTCGCGACCGGGCAGCTGCCGCGCAATCTCGCGGGAAAGCTGATGCCCAGCGGGCGAACCTATACCGAGACCAAGCGCATGATGCGCTGGTTCCGTATGGTCGACAACCGGGTGATCTTTGGTGGCCGCGGCGCCTTCGGCAAGCAGGATTCGCAAGCCGCCTTCGACGCGCTACGCAAGGCGATGGTCGGCATCTTCCCCGATCTGGCCGAGGTCCCGCTCGACTACAAATGGTCGGGCCTCGTCGCGATGACGCTGGACTCGGTGCCGCATATTGGTCGGATCGACGACCGCACGCTGGTTGCGCGCGGCTACAACGGCGCCGGCGTTGCAATGTCCAGCCTGATGGGCCGCTATCTCGCAGCCTTCGTGCGCGGCGAGAGCCCCGACGTCGGCCTGCTCGACGTCGGCCGCATGAAGTCCATTCCGTTCTATCCGCTGCGCGAGCCGGCCGTCCGCATGGTCGCCGGCTGGTACCAGTTTCTCGATGCGATCGGTCGGTGAGTTCACTTTGACGCTGGAGGAGGCAAGGAAGATGACGACACGGAATGTTGGACTTGGCTGCGCGCTGCTGGGTGCGCTCGCATGTGGCGGCACGGCGGCCGGCGCCGCCGAACAGATCACCTTCGTCTCGCAGGGCGGCGCCTATCAGCAGGCGCAGACGGTGGCGATCCTCGATCCCTCCGCGAAAAAGCTCGGCATCACCATCAACCAGGATTCCATTCCCGATGCCTGGCCCGCGATCAAGACGCAAGTCGGCAGCGGCAAGCCGATCTGGGACGTCGTCGACACCCCGACCGGCAACTGCCTGCGTGGCGGCGAGCAGGGGCTGATCGAGAAGCTCGACTTCTCGAAGATTCCGAACGGCGCGGCGATGCCGGAGGCGTATCGCAGCCCCTATTCGGTTTCCTACGAGTTCTATTCGAGCGTGCTGGCCTTCAGCCAGAAGACGTTTCCGAAGGACGCGCCGAACAGCTGGGCGGATTTCTGGGACGTGAAGAAGTTTCCCGGCCGCCGCGCGCTGCGCAACCACCCCTTCGCAACGCTCGAGGCCGCGCTGATGGCCGACGGTGTCGCGCCGGACAAGCTCTATCCGCTCGACGTCGACCGCGCCTTCAAGAAGCTGGAGGAGATCAAGCCGCATATCACGGTGTGGTGGACCTCGGGCGCGCAGTCGGCACAGCTGCTCAACGACGGCGAGGTCGACATGGAGATGGCCTGGAACGGCCGCGTCAGTGCGGTCGCCAAGGAGGGCGCAAAAGTGTCCTTCACCTACAACCAGGGCATTTTGCAGAGCACCTCGCTCTGTATCCTCAAGGGCGCGCCGAACCGCGACACGGCGGTGAAATTCCTCAACGAAGCCGTCGATCCCGTGCACCAGGCCAATTTGCCGCTCCACATCGATTACGGCCCGGGCAATCCCAAGGCATTCGAGACCAATGTGATCAAGCCCGAGCGCGCTGCGCAATTACCGAGCGAGCCGTCCAATGCGGCCAAGCAGGCGCTGATGTCCTACGCCTGGTGGTCCTCGCCGGCCGGTGAGGCTGCCGAGAAGCGCTGGGCGTCCTTCATGCAGAAGTAAAGCGCGCCAATGCCGACGACATCCGTGCCAGATCCCTCGAAGAAGCATCAGCGCCGCGAGCATGCGCTGATGCTGGCATTGGTGTCGCCGGCGCTGCTGGTGATCCTGGCTCTGATCGTGCTGCCGGTCGGCTGGCTGGCATGGCAGTCGGTCGATCACGACGGCTTCACGCTGGAGAACTACCGCCGCGTCTTCACGGAAGACATCTACTGGCGCAGCTTTGCG comes from Bradyrhizobium sp. CCGE-LA001 and encodes:
- a CDS encoding HAD family hydrolase; this encodes MSSAASFSNFKVLTFDVVGTLIDFETGVISAVRKISGKTPAELSDDQIFEPYKRGRDKHYERSSEAMFHVYRHLATELELPADDAACDAFQLSVLRWGPFADSVEALKRLRTKFRLVAMTNADRVALSCYAHALGDPFDDTVCADDTGVAKPNPEFFAYNKGRQSAFGYKQSDILHVAQSQYHDIGIARKLGYKVCWIERRQGIAGFGGTPAVETLTKPDFHYPTLKALADAAIGPAA
- a CDS encoding NAD(P)/FAD-dependent oxidoreductase gives rise to the protein MARDWRALPSVNSLWEATAEPARTFPVLSGEQQADVVIIGAGYTGLSAAHHIAKDGLSPVVLEANRPGWGASGRNGGVITAKFRVSFREIDAVHGRAMAKRMYEIAHQSTDMVEELVSEFGISSANLTRSGQVKAAHNETTLKAAIEEANWMTREMGSAEVRILDKRGVREETGSDIFVGGVLNPGSGGVHPLNYLRGLANGVASRGVPIFQESPVVKLRRENGGIVAETPQGAVRAKQAIIATNSYSDLTGATAHMQRTLIPFRSAMVATGQLPRNLAGKLMPSGRTYTETKRMMRWFRMVDNRVIFGGRGAFGKQDSQAAFDALRKAMVGIFPDLAEVPLDYKWSGLVAMTLDSVPHIGRIDDRTLVARGYNGAGVAMSSLMGRYLAAFVRGESPDVGLLDVGRMKSIPFYPLREPAVRMVAGWYQFLDAIGR
- a CDS encoding ABC transporter substrate-binding protein yields the protein MTTRNVGLGCALLGALACGGTAAGAAEQITFVSQGGAYQQAQTVAILDPSAKKLGITINQDSIPDAWPAIKTQVGSGKPIWDVVDTPTGNCLRGGEQGLIEKLDFSKIPNGAAMPEAYRSPYSVSYEFYSSVLAFSQKTFPKDAPNSWADFWDVKKFPGRRALRNHPFATLEAALMADGVAPDKLYPLDVDRAFKKLEEIKPHITVWWTSGAQSAQLLNDGEVDMEMAWNGRVSAVAKEGAKVSFTYNQGILQSTSLCILKGAPNRDTAVKFLNEAVDPVHQANLPLHIDYGPGNPKAFETNVIKPERAAQLPSEPSNAAKQALMSYAWWSSPAGEAAEKRWASFMQK